From one Lycium ferocissimum isolate CSIRO_LF1 chromosome 7, AGI_CSIRO_Lferr_CH_V1, whole genome shotgun sequence genomic stretch:
- the LOC132061980 gene encoding uncharacterized protein LOC132061980: MEIHLSGNILDKVSHTCKIRFQYYSNYVNRALRCKICLKTFIAYDLGSQGAAERPKQSQPGGQKVLPNQSNVKSPFEQKELPKQGTSKMTASSAGFPPTQIGSPQSPEICRGKIAPVFVDIRTKQKDEKYENLMGGMREGAAMPKVDGESRKRSWKQTVESSVSDDTSVRVETNDVGVENRNNPPAGQGTGLDGYDARRSSQHWQHVSNNKGVIVDVNDLASPLKKAWSNRSAADSKPLKRASALQSAGESKPQLKEAVGGDDQKHAGVTRSCSNSAERINQNGMGLHEGDMQNNKSKIWTANKQARPPAGGAKIVELLADSVLEPDTVPDSNLPEGYDYPDRELHSRTKRFGVSNSFGGSKNPSSFSDDKGFEEIFCDFKEDRCMGKFQVHQVWALYGQNSTLPRTYALIKKIVPVPFKLHVAPLEACAGPHNAAQSACGTFKVNEEYQVYASSSFSHAVKAVCINRNRFEIYPRDGEIWALYKNWKKSGLDPDKFEYEIVEVFANTKDRIEVSFMVRVRGFKSVFRSPQKERSPPAFLEIKKDEFGIFSHQIPAFQLSGEKGGVLRGCWELDPASVPSSLLSYAPVRM, from the exons ATGGAAATCCATTTGTCAG GAAACATTCTGGACAAAGTTTCACACACTTGCAAAATTAGGTTCCAGTATTACAGTAATTATGTCAACCGTGCTCTACGCTGCAAGATATGCTTGAAGACTTTTATTGCATATGATCTAGGTTCTCAAGGTGCCGCTGAGAGACCCAAACAAAGTCAGCCTGGGGGTCAGAAGGTGCTTCCTAACCAATCTAATGTCAAGAGTCCTTTTGAGCAGAAAGAGCTTCCTAAACAAGGAACCTCGAAAATGACTGCAAGCAGTGCTGGCTTTCCACCTACCCAAATAGGATCCCCACAGAGTCCAGAGATATGCAGAGGAAAGATTGCTCCAGTGTTTGTGGATATAAGGACGAAACAGAAGGATGAAAAGTACGAAAACCTAATGGGTGGTATGAGAGAAGGAGCTGCAATGCCAAAGGTAGATGGCGAAAGCAGGAAAAGGAGTTGGAAGCAGACAGTTGAATCGAGTGTAAGCGATGATACTTCAGTCAGAGTCGAGACAAATGATGTGGGAGTTGAGAACAGAAACAATCCACCTGCTGGACAAGGTACTGGACTTGATGGCTATGACGCTAGGAGATCATCTCAGCATTGGCAGCATGTTTCAAACAACAAAGGTGTTATAGTTGATGTGAATGATTTGGCAAGCCCTCTGAAGAAGGCATGGTCTAACCGATCAGCTGCAGATAGTAAACCTCTGAAAAGAGCATCGGCTCTCCAGTCAGCTGGAGAAAGTAAACCTCAGCTGAAAGAAGCTGTTGGTGGGGATGATCAAAAGCATGCTGGTGTAACTAGGTCGTGCAGTAATTCCGCGGAAAGGATAAATCAAAATGGGATGGGCCTTCATGAAGGCGATATGCAGAATAACAAGTCCAAAATTTGGACAGCTAACAAACAGGCTAGACCACCCGCGGGTGGTGCAAAAATAGTTGAACTTCTAGCTGATTCTGTTTTAGAACCAGATACAGTTCCTGATAGTAATCTCCCAGAGGGGTATGATTATCCTGATAGAGAGTTGCATTCACGAACAAAGAGATTTGGTGTCAGCAACTCCTTTGGAGGCTCCAAAAACCCATCATCTTTTTCAGATGATAAAGGTTTTGAAgaaatattttgtgattttaagGAGGACAGATGTATGGGAAAGTTTCAAGTACATCAGGTATGGGCTCTTTATGGTCAAAATAGTACATTGCCAAGGACTTACGCTCTGATTAAGAAGATTGTTCCTGTCCCATTCAAATTGCATGTAGCCCCTCTTGAAGCATGTGCAGGGCCCCATAATGCTGCTCAGTCGGCTTGTGGAACGTTCAAAGTGAATGAAGAATATCAAGTCTATGCTTCCAGTTCATTCTCCCATGCGGTGAAAGCAGTATGTATTAATAGGAACAGGTTTGAGATCTATCCAAGAGATGGAGAGATCTGGGCACTGTACAAGAACTGGAAAAAATCAGGTTTGGATCCAGACAAGTTTGAGTATGAGATAGTCGAGGTCTTCGCAAATACAAAAGACCGGATAGAAGTTTCATTCATGGTGCGTGTGCGTGGTTTCAAGTCAGTCTTTAGGTCTCCACAAAAAGAAAGATCGCCTCCTgcttttctagaaataaaaaaagatgagTTCGGGATATTCTCTCATCAGATCCCAGCATTTCAGCTGAGTGGGGAAAAAGGAGGGGTTTTGAGAGGCTGCTGGGAGCTTGATCCTGCTTCAGTACCGTCTTCTTTGTTAAGTTATGCACCAGTTAGAATGTAA